The proteins below come from a single Verrucomicrobiota bacterium genomic window:
- a CDS encoding FHA domain-containing protein encodes METQLSIVSGLPPRTLSISQTSVIGRAVEADLVLVHPEISRRHCRLVRDGDNWFIEDLGSQRGTLVNQVKIGGRTELKSGDRITLGPVILGFGVQASADGVPGEQTEAGRGRMRVQGKLANAIPLDQPIVIGRSEEANVQLNDVAISRQHARIEQGPHGFRITDLHSKAGSFVNGRRFDAHDLVIGDQVQVGPFCFVFDGRQLVRTYRLSVGRIVAQNLVVKRGQNPPILKNVSFVAEPGQFIGILGPSGAGKTTLLNALSGLRPADSGEILVDGAEYYEHLHELRALFGYVPQDDIVHRELAAREALTFAARLRLPAGTPRSEIRTLVAHTLQNLGLADRSNLPIEQLSGGQRKRASVAVELLSRPPLLFLDEPTSGLDPLSEFKLMELLRGLADTGCTVVCTTHVMENVYLMDQIAILVDGRIVFQGTPEAARERFGVTRLSNLYDTLQNLDASTVPSFEPAPPKSEPTEPRTLPKPIRRAFSLPILLERQAAIFRADFKNLLIVLGQPLVIGALVAWVSQSAPLTQFFAYIATLWFGCSNSAQEIIRELPIYRRERLVGLSRWSYLLAKFLWMGGLTSLQVILLFLVLTLAGGKPAALWPLQLGSLIGLAFAATGIGLTLSNLAKSPLQAVMLVPIILIPQILFSGFTVAASDMPPSVLVVSELFPSFAAERIADSSFILGQSISGELARDYTIAYQNINQWYRSIYNTRLKNGTVFNDATPVYLGFLNLVLWTLGGFMASYTLLARKERNG; translated from the coding sequence TTGGAAACGCAGCTCTCAATCGTTAGTGGCCTACCGCCGCGTACCCTTTCAATTTCTCAAACGAGCGTCATTGGTCGCGCGGTCGAGGCCGACCTGGTGCTGGTGCACCCCGAAATCTCGCGCCGCCATTGCCGGCTCGTACGGGACGGCGACAACTGGTTCATCGAGGACCTTGGCAGCCAGCGCGGCACGTTAGTCAATCAAGTCAAGATTGGCGGACGCACCGAACTGAAATCGGGCGACCGCATCACGCTCGGTCCCGTCATCCTGGGGTTCGGCGTTCAAGCCTCGGCGGATGGGGTTCCGGGCGAACAGACGGAAGCCGGGCGCGGCCGGATGCGGGTGCAAGGCAAGCTGGCCAACGCGATCCCGCTTGACCAACCGATTGTCATCGGCCGGAGTGAGGAGGCCAACGTCCAGCTGAATGACGTCGCAATTTCCCGGCAGCACGCCCGGATTGAACAGGGACCGCATGGGTTCCGGATCACGGACCTGCACAGCAAAGCCGGCTCGTTTGTCAACGGGCGCAGATTCGATGCGCATGACCTGGTCATCGGCGACCAGGTTCAGGTCGGGCCTTTCTGTTTTGTTTTTGACGGCCGCCAGCTGGTCCGGACTTACCGCTTGTCCGTGGGCCGGATTGTGGCTCAAAACCTGGTCGTCAAGCGGGGCCAAAACCCTCCCATCCTCAAGAACGTCTCCTTTGTAGCCGAGCCCGGGCAGTTCATCGGGATTTTGGGTCCCAGCGGCGCCGGCAAGACGACGTTGCTGAATGCCTTGAGCGGCCTGCGTCCGGCCGATTCCGGGGAAATCCTCGTCGACGGCGCCGAGTATTACGAACATCTCCACGAACTGCGCGCCCTTTTCGGGTACGTGCCGCAGGACGATATCGTCCACCGGGAACTGGCTGCGCGCGAGGCGCTCACGTTCGCCGCACGCCTCCGGTTGCCGGCCGGCACCCCCCGTTCCGAAATCCGCACGCTGGTTGCTCATACCCTTCAGAACCTCGGGCTCGCCGACCGGAGCAATTTGCCGATCGAGCAGCTTTCAGGCGGCCAGCGCAAGCGGGCCAGCGTGGCCGTCGAACTGTTGAGCCGGCCGCCGTTGCTGTTCCTGGATGAACCGACTTCCGGCCTCGACCCGCTTTCGGAATTTAAACTGATGGAGTTGCTGCGCGGGCTGGCCGACACCGGCTGCACCGTCGTTTGTACCACTCACGTGATGGAAAACGTGTACCTGATGGACCAGATCGCGATCCTGGTCGATGGCCGCATCGTCTTCCAGGGAACACCGGAGGCTGCGCGTGAACGTTTCGGGGTGACCCGCCTGAGCAACCTTTATGACACCCTCCAAAACCTGGATGCGTCGACCGTCCCGTCTTTTGAGCCTGCACCCCCGAAAAGCGAACCGACGGAGCCTCGAACGCTGCCGAAACCGATTCGCCGGGCGTTTTCGCTGCCCATCCTCCTGGAGAGGCAGGCTGCAATTTTCCGGGCGGATTTTAAAAACCTGCTCATTGTGCTCGGCCAACCCCTGGTGATCGGTGCGCTTGTGGCCTGGGTCAGCCAGTCGGCGCCGCTGACCCAGTTCTTCGCCTACATTGCCACCCTCTGGTTCGGCTGCAGCAACTCGGCCCAGGAAATTATCCGGGAATTGCCGATCTACCGCCGGGAACGGCTCGTCGGGCTCAGCCGTTGGAGTTACCTCCTGGCAAAGTTCCTTTGGATGGGCGGCCTGACGTCCCTGCAGGTCATCCTGCTTTTTCTCGTCCTGACCCTTGCCGGGGGCAAGCCGGCCGCGCTCTGGCCGTTGCAGCTGGGCAGCCTCATCGGGTTGGCTTTTGCGGCGACCGGAATCGGCCTGACGCTTTCAAACCTGGCCAAATCGCCGCTTCAGGCGGTGATGCTCGTGCCCATCATCCTGATTCCACAAATCCTGTTTTCCGGTTTCACCGTGGCCGCCAGCGACATGCCGCCCTCCGTGCTTGTCGTCAGCGAGCTTTTCCCAAGCTTCGCCGCGGAGCGAATCGCCGACTCCAGCTTCATCCTGGGACAATCCATCTCGGGCGAACTGGCCCGCGATTACACGATAGCCTACCAGAACATCAACCAGTGGTACCGCTCGATCTACAACACACGCCTTAAAAACGGCACGGTGTTCAATGATGCCACCCCTGTCTACCTGGGTTTCCTGAACCTTGTGCTGTGGACGTTAGGCGGATTCATGGCCTCGTACACCCTGCTCGCACGCAAGGAGCGTAACGGGTAA